From the genome of Salvelinus sp. IW2-2015 unplaced genomic scaffold, ASM291031v2 Un_scaffold10058, whole genome shotgun sequence:
AACCTACAGTCAAGGAGGTATATTAAGCTTGTGAGAGTCTATAACCTACAGGCAGGAGGCTAATAATTAAGCTATGGAGAGGGTTATAAACCTACAGTCAGAGGTAATATATAGGCTATGTGAAGTTATTAAACTACCAGATCAGGATGTGATTTAagggctatgtgagaggttataaccTACAGTCAGGAGGAATATTAAGCTATGTGAGAGTTATACCCTACAGTCCGAGTAACACTATATTTAAGCTATGTGCAGGTCTATAACCCTACAGTCAGGAGTATATTACAGCTATTGACGGTTACTAAACCTACAGTCAGGGGTATATTAGGCTATGTGAGAGTTACTAACTTCCTTACAGTCAGACGGTTACATCATTTAGAAGCTATGTGATGAGGTTATAAAAACTACATTCAGGAGgtaatattaaggctatgtgagaggttataacctacagagttcagagttcacaaccattttctggccctcccttctctttattttcaactctccatttcaaaAGTTTTcttttattgaattaaactccgacattgtccttttaaaaattgtattttattgtattttttatttaaccctttatttgaccaggtaagttgactgagaacacattctcatttacagcaacaacctggggaatagttacaggggagaggagatgaatgagaCAAAATGGAAGCCTCGGTGGATTGACATCAACTTTTTTAGAGAGTTGCTGCGGTTGGTTAAagtctgtgtgtatgttgtttACGTGTTGTTAACGTGTTGTATGTTCTCTCCTGTAGGATGCGCGTGTCAGAGAGGTGCTGGGATTGGGTACACCAGGCGAGGGCGGCGTTGCCGTGGAGGGGAAGCTGGTAACGGTCGTCCACGGCAACGATCTGGTCAACGTATCCTTCCTCAACTTCCAGGCCATGCAGGAAGACACCGCTAAGGTTACCAtgggaatctctctctctttctctctctctctctctttctctctctcctcccctttcctcatctctcccctcctctcatccctcctcatctctctcctcccctctcatctctctcttcatctctctcttcccctcatctCTCACCCACGCCTTCCTTGACCATTGAAACAAAAAActatccttctctctgtctctgtccctctctctgttctccccttctgtctatgtcccaaattgcaccctatttcctatatagtgcactactaaccATAGGCCCttgtctgaagtagtgcactatatagggaataaagtTACATTTGGAACACTACCTTTATGttatgatgttgtgtgtgtgtgtgtgacggtaaTACAGTTATGATTGTAATAGCTGATCGTGTGTGTATCGCTGTTTTTATGAATCAttgttaactgtgtgtgtgttcaggtgtggaCAGAGGAGCTCTTTAAACTAGCCACAAACATTCTGTCCCAGAATGCATCTCGCAACACCTTCCTCCTCAAAGCGTAAgtcgtgtgtgtgtatctcaTTCATACAGTATTCTACCCACAGTGCAAGTTATTTGAtgatttctccctttctctctcccccctctctctctctctctctctctctctcctctctctctctcctctttctctctctgtctcctctctgtctcctctctctctctctctgtctctctgtctgtctctctctctctgtctctctcaggtacACCAAGTTAAAGTTGCAGGTGAATCAAGATGGAAAGATTCCAGTGAAGAAGTGAGACATTTCTGCTGTTCCTGACGGAACTCAGtttcaatttctctctctgttgctctccctctttctctctccctgcgtccctctctttctctctccctgcgtctctctcactctctctctccctgcctctccctgtctctccctgcgtctctctctctccctgcgtccctccctgcatctctctctctctctccctgcgtctatctctctctctctctccctgcgtctctctctgtctccctgtctctctgtctccctgtctctgtctctctctctctgtgtgtaactaGCCAATGTAATGGTTGGTTTCCAAACTAAATGAGACATGGTTAGGTCAACATCATTATTACACCCAATTTAGTTTGAAAGTGTAAGATAACANNNNNNNNNNNNNNNNNNNNNNNNNNNNNNNNNNNNNNNNNNNNNNNNNNNNNNNNNNNNNNNNNNNNNNNNNNNNNNNNNNNNNNNNNNNNNNNNNNNNNNNNNNNNNNNNNNNNNNNNNNNNNNNNNNNNNNNNNNNNNNNNNNNNNNNNNNNNNNNNNNNNNNNNNNNNNNN
Proteins encoded in this window:
- the LOC112079884 gene encoding 1-phosphatidylinositol 4,5-bisphosphate phosphodiesterase beta-3-like produces the protein MQEDTAKVWTEELFKLATNILSQNASRNTFLLKAYTKLKLQVNQDGKIPVKNILKMFSDQEASGDGWKHCGLVPTGYSINHRYPSRLTHNASFTRVVYTAIFY